From one Zingiber officinale cultivar Zhangliang unplaced genomic scaffold, Zo_v1.1 ctg131, whole genome shotgun sequence genomic stretch:
- the LOC122036046 gene encoding OVARIAN TUMOR DOMAIN-containing deubiquitinating enzyme 4-like, which produces MSGSERTSRSHLRSIRIPGDGRCLFRSIAHGACLREGKPSPSENLQKELADELRSKVADEFIKRRTDTEWFLEGDFDTYVRQIRKPHIWGGEPELLMCSHVLQMPITVYMSSNSPDGLKIIAEYGQEYSKENPIRVLYHGYGHYDALQMPLAKTKSKWLSH; this is translated from the exons ATGTCGGGATCGGAGCGCACCTCCCGTAGCCATCTGCGATCCATTC GAATACCTGGTGATGGAAGGTGCTTGTTCAGATCAATAGCCCATGGTGCCTGCCTCAGAGAAGGGAAGCCATCTCCAAGCGAAAACCTCCAGAAAGAACTTGCAGATGAGCTGAGATCAAAA GTGGCTGATGAATTCATCAAGAGGAGGACAGACACGGAATG GTTTCTTGAGGGAGACTTTGACACATATGTGAGGCAGATCAGGAAGCCTCACATTTGGGGAGGTGAACCAGAGCTGCTCATGTGTTCTCATGTTCTTCA GATGCCGATCACGGTTTACATGTCGAGCAACAGCCCTGATGGCCTAAAAATCATAGCTGAGTATGGTCAGGAATATAGCAAAGAGAATCCGATTCGAGTGCTGTATCATGGGTATGGGCACTATGATGCACTGCAGATGCCTCTTgcaaaaacaaaatcaaaatggTTGAGTCATTGA
- the LOC122036045 gene encoding succinate dehydrogenase [ubiquinone] iron-sulfur subunit 1, mitochondrial-like: MATARVLLRRGSAAVRSLLPTHGPATSAVAPAASRLLQAQTHSSQSDAAAASKPKRTKTFSIYRWNPDHPEKPQLQNYEIDLGECGPMVLDALIKIKNEIDPSLTFRRSCREGICGSCAMNIDGDNGLACLTKIPSSSASATITPLPHMYVIKDLVVDMTNFYSQYKSVEPWLKRKDPSPNPGKEIPQSKKDRSKLDGMYECILCACCSTSCPSYWWNPETYLGPAALLHANRWIQDSRDQYTKERLDAVNDEFKLYRCHTIMNCAHACPKGLNPAKQIESIKKLQLQ, encoded by the exons ATGGCTACCGCAAGGGTTCTTCTCCGCCGAGGCTCCGCCGCGGTGCGTAGCCTTCTCCCCACCCATGGTCCGGCGACCTCCGCCGTGGCCCCCGCGGCTTCGCGTCTCCTCCAGGCGCAGACCCACTCCTCCCAGTCTGACGCTGCTGCCGCGTCCAAGCCCAAGCGCACCAAGACCTTCTCCATCTACCGTTGGAATCCCGATCATCCCGAGAAGCCGCAGCTCCAGAACTATGAGATCGATCTCGGCGAGTGCGGACCCATGGTCCTCGACGCCCTGATTAAGATCAAGAACGAGATCGATCCTTCCCTCACCTTCCGCCGCTCCTGCCGCGAGGGCATCTGCGGGTCGTGCGCGATGAACATCGACGGCGACAACGGGTTAGCCTGCCTCACCAAGATCCCATCCTCCTCGGCCTCCGCCACCATCACCCCGCTGCCGCACATGTACGTGATCAAGGATCTGGTGGTGGACATGACCAACTTCTACAGCCAGTACAAGAGCGTGGAGCCATGGCTCAAGAGGAAGGATCCGTCGCCGAACCCTGGGAAGGAGATTCCGCAGAGCAAGAAGGACCGCTCGAAGCTTGATGGTATGTACGAGTGTATCCTTTGCGCCTGTTGTAGCACATCCTGCCCTAGCTACTGGTGGAACCCTGAGACCTATCTAGGTCCGGCTGCTCTCTTGCATGCCAACAG GTGGATACAGGACAGTCGAGATCAGTACACAAAGGAGCGTCTGGATGCAGTTAATGACGAGTTTAAGCTGTATCGATGCCACACTATCATGAACTGTGCTCATGCTTGTCCCAAGGGATtgaatcctgcaaaacaaattgAATCCATTAAGAAGCTTCAGCTTCAGTAA